DNA from Candidatus Eisenbacteria bacterium:
GACCTGGAGCGGCCGGCCGGCAGTGGCTCCTTCCATCCTTCGTCCGTGCCCGGCAACCCGAGGGCGTGCGCGAGTGCCGCGGCAATTCGCTCGTGGCCCAGGGCGTTCGCGTGAATGCGGTCCTCGCTCCACAGCCTCCGATCCGTCGCCACCGGATGGGCGGCGAAGTCGAGCAGGATCACCCCGGTGCGGCCGGCCACCGACCGCAGCGATTCGTTCATCGCCCGGATCCGCGGCGCGAGCGGACGGGCGAGCGGCAGGACCGGCGTGAGGTCCGGAAGCGTGAAGGTCAATACCGTTGCTCCGCACTCGACCAGCGAGCGCTGAATGTGCTCCATGTCCGCCGCGACCTGCTCGAGGTCGAAGCGCCGGGCCATCACGTCGTTGGTTCCCGAGAAGACCGTCGCCAGATCCGGTCGCATGGCGAGCGCGGGACCGAGCTGCTGGTCTCGTATCTGGCGAGTGGTGCGACCACGGACCGCAAGGTTCGCGTAGAGCAAGCCGCCCTGAACCTGCGCGATGTTCTCGGCGAGCCGTTGAGACCATCCGCGATAGCCGCCGCGGCCGTCGGGATCGTCGAGTCCCTCGGTGGAGCTGTCGCCGATCGCGACGTAGCGCTGGAATCGGGGTGGAAGTGCACGGTTCACACGCGTGATTCTATCGGAGATCGCTTCTTCCGTTCCCCTGCTCAGGCCGGCAGCTCGGTGATCTCTCCGGTCTCGAGATCCATCCGGTACCGCCAGCTCTCCTCGACCTCGATGGTCGGATAGCGGGTGCCGTTGAAGGTCACCTTCACCTTCGCGTCGTAGTGCGCCTCCTTCGTGCCTTCCGACGTCTCCTCGAAGGCGTCCGCCACGACCTGCCAGAGCAGGACGCCGCTCAGGGGATACGGGTTCTGCGAGGCATCCTTGAGCTGGCGCAGGTCCTCCAGGGAACCGGCGGCGCGCAGGTCGTAACGGCGCGACGCGGACCCGTCGAGCGCCTCGTACGCTGCGTTGGCGGTATCGTTCGCCACTCCGTCCACGTGGAGCTCGGTCTCGGACGGGAGTAGGCCGCTCACGTCGAGGAAGCGGCGCACGCCGATCGAGGCCCGGTGCTCGGCGGTCGTCAGGTGGCCGCGGGCGCGCGCGTCGGCCGTGAGTCGGCTGGTCTCGCCGTGGATGTACCCGGCCTGCTGGTTCCCGCCGGCGTCGAAGAATGCGATCGACAGCGACCACGAGAATCCGGCTTCGTCGTTGACGGCTCCAGAGCGAAGCCCCTGCGACGCCCGCGCGCCTTCGGCCACGATCTGCAGGCTCGTCCCGCCCAGGCGGTCGATCGGCACGCCGTGCTGGCGCGAGAGGCTCGCGGCGAAGTGGCCGGCGAGATCCTGGGCGGCTTGCGCGGTGAGTGCATCGCGCTCGTTCGGGCGGGCGGACGTTGGGGTGTCCTTGCGGTCGCACCCAAAGCTCAGCGCCGCGAGGACAACGACAGCAAGGACA
Protein-coding regions in this window:
- a CDS encoding SGNH/GDSL hydrolase family protein, yielding MNRALPPRFQRYVAIGDSSTEGLDDPDGRGGYRGWSQRLAENIAQVQGGLLYANLAVRGRTTRQIRDQQLGPALAMRPDLATVFSGTNDVMARRFDLEQVAADMEHIQRSLVECGATVLTFTLPDLTPVLPLARPLAPRIRAMNESLRSVAGRTGVILLDFAAHPVATDRRLWSEDRIHANALGHERIAAALAHALGLPGTDEGWKEPLPAGRSRS